A genome region from Streptomyces pratensis includes the following:
- a CDS encoding ROK family protein yields the protein MSNHRSEVRSPDSDLIAALDIGGTKIAGALVNRNGTLVHRARRSTPAQGSAGALLDAVYEVVNTLAASPLWERVRAVGIGSAGPIDLKGGSVSPVNIPAWRDFPLVESVGRHPAVSHRHVMLAGDAVAMSAAEHRHGAARAHKNALCLVVSTGVGAGLVINGSVHHGITGNAGHLRHISIDFDGDPCPCGARGCLEAIASGTAISRHALALGWRPPLTADADATAVAAAARDGQPAALAAFDRAARALAAGIAATAAMIEMDIAVVGGGVAQSGEVLFEPLARHLRRYAAMPFLRELRAVPAELGPDAGLVGAAVLAAAGVPAATVGTR from the coding sequence ATGAGTAATCATCGATCGGAAGTCCGATCGCCGGACAGTGACTTGATCGCCGCGCTCGACATCGGCGGAACCAAGATCGCGGGTGCCCTGGTCAACCGGAACGGCACGCTGGTCCATCGCGCGCGCCGCTCCACCCCGGCGCAGGGATCCGCGGGCGCGCTCCTCGACGCGGTGTACGAGGTCGTGAACACCCTGGCTGCCAGCCCCCTCTGGGAACGCGTACGCGCGGTGGGCATCGGCAGCGCGGGCCCTATCGACCTGAAAGGCGGAAGTGTGAGTCCCGTCAACATCCCTGCCTGGAGGGACTTTCCCCTCGTCGAGTCCGTCGGAAGACATCCAGCCGTCTCACATCGGCACGTGATGCTGGCGGGCGACGCCGTGGCGATGAGCGCGGCTGAGCACCGCCACGGCGCGGCACGCGCACACAAGAACGCGCTGTGCCTCGTGGTATCCACCGGCGTGGGCGCGGGCCTGGTTATCAACGGCAGCGTGCACCACGGGATCACAGGTAATGCCGGCCATCTCAGGCACATCAGCATCGACTTCGACGGTGACCCCTGTCCGTGCGGCGCGAGGGGTTGTCTGGAAGCCATCGCCAGCGGTACCGCCATCAGTCGGCACGCCCTTGCCCTTGGCTGGCGACCGCCTCTGACAGCGGACGCGGACGCAACGGCGGTGGCGGCGGCGGCTCGCGACGGGCAACCGGCTGCTCTCGCCGCGTTCGACCGGGCGGCCCGCGCGCTGGCGGCCGGCATTGCAGCCACGGCTGCGATGATCGAGATGGACATCGCTGTGGTCGGCGGCGGTGTAGCCCAGTCCGGCGAGGTGCTCTTCGAACCGCTCGCTCGCCACCTGCGACGCTATGCGGCCATGCCATTCCTGCGGGAGCTGCGCGCAGTGCCGGCTGAACTGGGGCCCGACGCCGGTCTTGTCGGCGCCGCGGTGCTGGCGGCAGCTGGAGTGCCGGCCGCTACGGTCGGTACTCGTTGA